One genomic region from Geotrypetes seraphini chromosome 13, aGeoSer1.1, whole genome shotgun sequence encodes:
- the LOC117347493 gene encoding indolethylamine N-methyltransferase-like — translation MASEFTNKDTYQINFDPRDYLDIYYGAESGMLVHDGFLQFVLRKLAQTFSSGKVKGDLLIDIGPGPAIYQELSACEAFKEIIAADYTEQNRQYFEKWLKNEPGLFDWTPMVKTVCDLEGKSGQLTEKQEKLRRTVKQVVKCDVTKSHPMDPLVLPKADCVLTFGCLECACSDLDSYQNALKNLSSLLKIGGHIVISEVLGCTSFICGKKRFSCLTLDEAFMKKAITETGFVIEDLEVIHREYNKDQFDMCDYTSSIFLVARKVKEI, via the exons ATGGCGTCAGAGTTTACTAACAAGGATACCTATCAAATAAATTTTGACCCAAGAGATTACCTTGATATATATTATGGAGCAGAATCTGGTATGCTGGTGCATGATGGATTTCTTCAATTTGTACTGAGAAAACTGGCCCAGACTTTCTCTTCAG GTAAAGTAAAAGGAGACCTCTTGATTGATATTGGCCCTGGACCTGCTATTTATCAGGAGCTATCAGCGTGTGAAGCCTTCAAAGAAATCATTGCTGCTGACTACACTGAACAAAACCGGCAATATTTTGAGAAGTGGCTGAAGAATGAGCCAGGGCTCTTTGATTGGACACCCATGGTGAAGACTGTCTGTGATCTGGAAGGGAAGAG TGGACAACTGACCGAAAAACAGGAGAAATTAAGAAGAACAGTTAAACAAGTTGTAAAATGTGATGTCACCAAGAGTCACCCAATGGATCCATTAGTACTGCCGAAAGCTGATTGTGTGCTTACTTTCGGATGCCTTGAATGTGCTTGCAGCGACCTAGACAGCTATCAGAACGCATTGAAGAATCTCTCATCCTTGCTCAAAATAGGAGGGCACATAGTAATCAGTGAGGTTCTTGGTTGTACCTCTTTCATATGTGGGAAAAAACGCTTCTCCTGCCTGACATTGGATGAAGCATTCATGAAGAAAGCTATCACTGAGACAGGTTTTGTCATTGAGGATCTGGAGGTTATTCACAGGGAGTACAACAAAGACCAGTTTGATATGTGTGATTACACATCCAGTATTTTCTTGGTTGCCCGTAAAGTGAAAGAAATTTAG